A window of Epinephelus lanceolatus isolate andai-2023 chromosome 3, ASM4190304v1, whole genome shotgun sequence genomic DNA:
tagcatgtcgtctgaaatcatgaaaaaaagtcatagtatagcataatTCATGAAAAattctttaaaaatgtcatagtatgccGAAATGAAATtgcgaaaaaaagtcatagtatatcatgttgttcaaaatagttgaaaaatatcatagtacagtatgtcatccaaaatcatgagaaaaagccatagtatagtatgtcgtccgaaatcgtgagaaaacgtcatagtatagcataatgcatgaaaatttcattaaaaatgtcagtatagtatgttattaaaatttcattaaaatgtcatagtatagtatgtcgtgaaaatctaatgaaaaatgtcatagtatagtatgtcatcaaaatttcattaaaaacgtcatagttgCATATAAAGTACATACTTAAGACACAAACGCATACCTGCTTATTTTAATGATATTCCCTCTTGTGGTGAAACCAACTAGCTACACTTACAGAAACAATAAAATTTCCACTTTGCCAGTTGTGACGAAGATCATTTCCAGAGGTTGAGGATTCCCCCAGTTTCAAAAATTAGTCTCCTTCTTCCACATTGCGAGGATCTTGATGGTTCAGTGGGTTAGTATGTGGCCAATTCAGTATGCATTTTAGGAGCCAAAGAGTTGATGGTTCAAATCCCATCTTTGAGCAAcataagcacacacatgcagggcttcaacattttaaaattctgCCACATCTTTCAAATATTACAAgttttattcatcttttttatTGCACAAAAATACTGACACAGAAATGcatttcagttcattttcaaTCAACTTCGTAGATTTGATCATTGATGACACCTGGAGCTGTGTctgattggtttgtttttcaGGAGTGGAGATTTATGACATCACTACTAACaccaatactactactacttcttctGCAGTCACTGTATGTTGCAGTGGATTCAATCTGCTAGTATGATCAGTGTCAGAGTGGACAGTGTTTCTGGCTGTTGCCTGGGAGACAAAACTTCAGTTACACAAATAGGAGAGTTGAATTTATTATTTACCAAGAAAATCAAAGGTTatacagcagcaacagtagtCATCACTGTACGACAGACTGGAGATTCATGTCACAATACTGTGTTTTACAATGGCAGTTTGTTTAATCATTttttggttaattttcaaaCTTAATTCCAACAGATAAAGTGGGCTGGTGCAACCTGTAAAAGACAAAATGGGGTACATTACTGATTCTGACAGTGAAAATGATTGCAATGGCTACGTGAAACAGTCTTTGTGGAATGACATTTAATTCTGAAGGTGTTTCTGTTACTTGACACACTTCTTGCTAATTCCTAATTAAGGCACCAAATAATTCTTCTCACAGCTAAAAGTAACTATTAGGAGTTAAGCACATGAGTAGGAATCAAACTAACAGTATTAAATCTGTGTAATTTTGATGTGTAGTTCCTTCAGACTCTCAGGGCTGGCTTCAGGTCCATCTTCTGAGGTCACATAACCAGGATAAGTGGGGTAAAACtggggaggtggtggtggtttaGTGCCACCATCTGCTGTCCCTGATGATGAGGGTAGGAACAGTGGTATCAACTTGGCGTGAGCATAGTCAATCTCAAAACCCTCAAAGATAAGCCCCACCCCCCAGGCCCCCAAACCCCCTTCAAGAAGCCTCGACGCCTTCAGGGTTGCCAGCACCAGTCCCTCATAGTCCTCTTTTTCCAGTCTGAATAtatcagaggtcaaaggtcggcGTGGGACCAGCACAGTAAAGCCAGGTGAGTTCGGGAATGGAGTGAGAAAGGCCACATGACCTTCGTCTTCCCACACCCGCCACTGCTGCTCCTCCCCACGAACGATGCGTGAAAACAGGCCAGGGTGAGCTGGATCGTCCCCCAGGAAAGTCAGATTGGGCGGAGCGTCTGGCGATGGGAGCTTGGCTCGAATCTTGCTTTGGATTTCAGTTAGGCTGGAGTCACTCCATCGGGGAGCGGTCTTGGAGGTGCAGTACCCCGGGTCCTGGGCATTGTGCTCTTCGTCTCCTGCCAAGTGAGGCCGCCACTCTGCATCTACACCATGTAGAGGGAGGATACGAATCtgtggaaatgaaaataaatgtatatttaattacgaatattaaataaattaccAAAATTTACTGTGGTCACTCTGTCAAATGCAGCATAAGTTGGGCTAAACTGGATGTTTCTGATGAAAGGTAATTAATAATTGACTATAATACACTGTAAATATGACTTCCTTACTCTTGTCTTCCCTCAagtaaactagaattactgccttgtggttgtttgtctccatgaatcagtcaagttgcagttacagttaacatccatgtctgtccagactcatatgtaacCATAACAGAGGACAATGCTTCAGATACGGATGTTTCAAGATGGGcatccaagattagtgtcaccaaatcagtatttgaccaaatgtgtccccttctgttcctgagttctAACATCtaataaagtgaaaatgtaaaaatgtttttgcaaaatactatgatgtcactgtgaagctgacctttaaccttttggatataaaatgtcataccttcattgttttatcctattagacatttgtgtgaaattttgtcatgattagcATACATatttttgagttatggccaaaaatgttttgggaagtcacagtgaccttgacctttgagcacTAAATtcgaatcagttcatccttgactctacgtgaacgtttgtgccaaatgtgaagaaatcccctcaaggtgttcttgagggGATTTCACactcacaaaaatgagacatgtcaggtcacagagaccttgacctctgaccaccaaaatctaatgagtGCCTCGTTGAGTCCTGGTGgacgtttgtaccaaatttaaagaatatccctcaaggcattcttcaGATATCGTGACaacgagaatgggacagacaactCAAAAACATAACGCCTCTGGCCATGGCTATCACCAATATGGAGGCACTAAATTTTCATcggttcatccttgagtccaagtggacgtttgagcCACATTTGAATCAATTCCCtccaggtgttcttgagatatcacactcacaagaatgagacaaaccaGGTCACAGagaacttgacctttgaccactaaaatctactGAGTTCATCATTAAATTCTAGAGGACATTTCtgctaaattaaacaaaaagatCCCTCAAGGTGCTCTTAAGATATAATGAtcacgagaatgggacggacaacTCAACCCATAATGTCTCTGGCCATGGCTATCATCAacgcggaggcataaaaataaatgttctttttttagtTCCCAATTTACTTATCCATTGAGAGAAACCCCAAATATGTAAATAATGAGTGTGTCTACAAAATAATACCAAATAAATCATcatatttttttcccacataACTCCTCTTTAAGtaaactttaattaatgtccAAGTTGCAAActcatatttgcttttttttgttctcacaagtgttattatcattatcattattattattattattatcataattagTAAAAACTACCCAATTATCTCATGAGGCTTTAGGAGCACACCTATATGTCTGAGACTCATGGgacataaaacataaagttCAATGCCAGCAACATGTTACTGGCATGTAGCTTCATTCCTTAATTCCTAAATTAACTCCTTCCATGTCCTGGTTGCAATGTACAGTTAATCAGTCTATCCACTGGTCAAACGAAACCCTCACCTGGGCCGGTGTGTCTCTGTGGGGCCTGCTGACCAGTGCACACCTCCGTACACCCAACCTGTCACACAGCAGCTCTGCGACTGCTCTCGCCCCCAACAGCCAGGATAAGTACTCCTGCTTCTCCAGGTGGAAGATGCTACCTCCGACCCTGCCAGGTGTGCTGTGCTGCAGGATAACAGAGCCTGGGGTCCAGGGCCGAGGGTGGAGGTAGGCTACCAGCCCCTCTGACTCCCAGATCACATGACGGGACAGAGTGGAGGACATTCTGTGGAGTCAGTagggagaggaggggatggAGGAAACAGGGAAAATATGAGGGGAATTTTTAATTGATCAAAtccattaaaagtgcaaattagaagacatttacatcatgaTATTGTGATTATCTATGTAGAAAGATTGGGACACTGAAAAgaagataatatttaaaaaaaaaaaaagaaagaattgaATATAAAGAAGTCACAAGTCATATCAAATTATTAACATGTGGATGTTTTGAGCATTGATAAATCAAGGAAACAGAGAAGTGATgtaaatatttgtgtttttcataaGTCAGttagatttttaaattttacagCTGTGGCGTATAAAACTATCTTTAATTTACAAAACCAATCCTACTTTATGCAACTTCATACTCCTACTCTACAGCCTTTCAGAGTAAAATACAATACTGCACCACATTTATGTGACTTTTCAGAATGTAAATGTAGGCCTATATATTCACATGCAAAATGTCATctcataaaatatttaaaaaaaattcagctcCACCTCAACTAACTACAATAGTACAATGCTACTTATACGTGAACatatcagtaataataatccactaccacaatgtaaaataatttaatactCACAGGGGCCATTTTTCTGCATTGCAGTGCTTTTACTTataatactttattttattttttttcaacgAACACTTCAATACTTTTATGTAAGTAAAATTATAAAACTGACCTAGTGTCTATCCCTCCCCACCCCAGCTGGCTTAGGATGACCTGTGTTAGTGAcgagaaaaggaaaaaataaata
This region includes:
- the LOC117254908 gene encoding uncharacterized protein LOC117254908 isoform X2 gives rise to the protein MSSTLSRHVIWESEGLVAYLHPRPWTPGSVILQHSTPGRVGGSIFHLEKQEYLSWLLGARAVAELLCDRLGVRRCALVSRPHRDTPAQIRILPLHGVDAEWRPHLAGDEEHNAQDPGYCTSKTAPRWSDSSLTEIQSKIRAKLPSPDAPPNLTFLGDDPAHPGLFSRIVRGEEQQWRVWEDEGHVAFLTPFPNSPGFTVLVPRRPLTSDIFRLEKEDYEGLVLATLKASRLLEGGLGAWGVGLIFEGFEIDYAHAKLIPLFLPSSSGTADGGTKPPPPPQFYPTYPGYVTSEDGPEASPESLKELHIKITQI
- the LOC117254908 gene encoding uncharacterized protein LOC117254908 isoform X3, producing the protein MLFTGFIIRRMSSTLSRHVIWESEGLVAYLHPRPWTPGSVILQHSTPGRVGGSIFHLEKQEYLSWLLGARAVAELLCDRLGVRRCALVSRPHRDTPAQIRILPLHGVDAEWRPHLAGDEEHNAQDPGYCTSKTAPRWSDSSLTEIQSKIRAKLPSPDAPPNLTFLGDDPAHPGLFSRIVRGEEQQWRVWEDEGHVAFLTPFPNSPGFTVLVPRRPLTSDIFRLEKEDYEGLVLATLKASRLLEGGLGAWGVGLIFEGFEIDYAHAKLIPLFLPSSSGTADGGTKPPPPPQFYPTYPGYVTSEDGPEASPESLKELHIKITQI
- the LOC117254908 gene encoding uncharacterized protein LOC117254908 isoform X1, which codes for MWRGGAAVSVLTAVCAYYATFYYSPREAENRMSSTLSRHVIWESEGLVAYLHPRPWTPGSVILQHSTPGRVGGSIFHLEKQEYLSWLLGARAVAELLCDRLGVRRCALVSRPHRDTPAQIRILPLHGVDAEWRPHLAGDEEHNAQDPGYCTSKTAPRWSDSSLTEIQSKIRAKLPSPDAPPNLTFLGDDPAHPGLFSRIVRGEEQQWRVWEDEGHVAFLTPFPNSPGFTVLVPRRPLTSDIFRLEKEDYEGLVLATLKASRLLEGGLGAWGVGLIFEGFEIDYAHAKLIPLFLPSSSGTADGGTKPPPPPQFYPTYPGYVTSEDGPEASPESLKELHIKITQI